The Dermochelys coriacea isolate rDerCor1 chromosome 12, rDerCor1.pri.v4, whole genome shotgun sequence genome has a window encoding:
- the CRISPLD2 gene encoding cysteine-rich secretory protein LCCL domain-containing 2 translates to MTMSPALSWFLPLGCLLVLMHEAQGFFLPNGTQFENILSRYHSRAKRAIPRSDKEEILMLHNKLRGEVYPSASNMEYMTWDDELERSAQGWAQECIWDHGPASLIMSIGQNLAVHWGRYRSPAFHVQSWYDEVKDYTYPYSHECDPWCPERCSGAMCTHYTQIVWATTNKVGCAVNVCKQMSVWGEIWENAVYLVCNYSPKGNWIGEAPYKNGRPCSECPPSYGGSCQNSLCYKDDHYAQKPERDETNEVEVPKIIEEKHVWVQERVTKPTKSTKTKKITTTADSFMTQVIKCDTKMRDKCKGSTCNRYLCPAGCINSKAKIFGTFYYETASSICRAAIHYGVIDDKGGLVDITRKGRSPLFVKSTRNGIESLSKYKPSNSFMVSKVTVQMLDCYTTVAELCPFKKPATHCPRAYCPSHCKAEPAYWAPVFGTKVYADSSSICKTAVHAGVIKDEIGGYVDVMPVDKKKNYIGSLKNGVQSESLKSPSEGMAFRIFSVKQ, encoded by the exons ATGACTATGAGTCCTGCCCTGTCTTGGTTCCTCCCTCTTGGATGTTTACTGGTTTTGATGCATGAAGCGCAAGGCTTTTTCTTGCCCAATGGCACGCAGTTCGAGAACATTTTGAGCAGATATCACTCCAGAGCCAAGAGAGCCATTCCAAGGTCAGACAAAGAGGAGATTTTGATGCTTCATAACAAGCTGAGAGGTGAAGTCTATCCTTCAGCCTCCAATATGGAATACATG ACCTGGGATGATGAGCTGGAAAGATCTGCACAGGGTTGGGCCCAGGAGTGCATCTGGGATCATGGACCTGCCAGCCTCATTATGTCCATTGGTCAGAATTTGGCTGTTCATTGGGGCAG GTATCGTTCTCCAGCCTTCCATGTCCAGTCTTGGTACGATGAAGTTAAAGATTATACTTACCCGTATTCCCACGAATGTGATCCTTGGTGTCCAGAAAGATGCTCTGGAGCAATGTGCACTCACTATACCCAG ATCGTTTGGGCCACAACAAACAAGGTTGGCTGTGCTGTAAACGTCTGCAAACAAATGAGTGTTTGGGGAGAAATCTGGGAGAATGCCGTCTACCTGGTCTGCAACTACTCTCCCAA GGGGAACTGGATTGGAGAAGCTCCTTATAAAAATGGCAGGCCCTGCTCTGAATGCCCACCTAGCTATGGAGGAAGCTGCCAGAACAGCCTCTGTTACAAAG ATGACCACTACGCGCAAAAGCCTGAGAGGGATGAGACTAATGAAGTGGAGGTCCCAAAAATCATAGAGGAAAAACATGTGTGGGTGCAAGAACGGGTGACCAAACCCACCAAATCAACCAAGACCAAGAAAATCACCACCACGGCGGACAGTTTCATGA cACAGGTCATTAAGTGCGACACCAAAATGAGGGACAAATGCAAAGGATCAACATGCAACAG GTATCTGTGCCCAGCTGGCTGCATTAACAGCAAGGCAAAAATCTTTGGAACATTCTATTATGAGACT GCATCCAGTATATGTCGTGCTGCAATTCATTATGGCGTCATAGATGATAAAGGAGGTCTGGTTGATATCACTAGGAAAGGGAGATCACCcctttttgtcaaatctacaaGAAATGGCATTGAATCTTTAAG tAAATATAAACCTTCAAATTCATTCATGGTTTCCAAAGTCACAG TACAGATGCTGGATTGTTATACCACCGTAGCTGAACTGTGTCCTTTCAAAAAGCCAGCAACTCATTGTCCAAG GGCTTACTGTCCATCCCACTGTAAAGCTGAGCCAGCATACTGGGCACCAGTCTTTGGCACCAAGGTTTATGCAGAT AGTTCCAGTATCTGCAAAACGGCCGTGCACGCTGGAGTCATTAAAGATGAGATTGGCGGTTATGTGGATGTAATGCCCGTGGACAAGAAGAAAAATTACATTGGCTCCTTGAAGAATGGCGTCCAATCTGAGAG CTTGAAGAGTCCCAGCGAAGGGATGGCTTTCCGAATTTTTTCCGTGAAGCAATAA